A window from Drosophila kikkawai strain 14028-0561.14 chromosome 2L, DkikHiC1v2, whole genome shotgun sequence encodes these proteins:
- the LOC108086276 gene encoding uncharacterized protein: protein MALQCIVKPKMWLGLKQILLYVGLLLCVLLQVCRSKTQLQMFCPTVCHCDLHAQRNRAICSAKRLISANIEMPKTVELLDLSYNDITSIDDDSFKTTIHLLNLTLAHNAISTLYGDAFAELHRLRYLDLSYNRLEQIDEHILEANGQLIHLNLEGNKLATLGNGPILRSPSLRSLNLRNSQVNQLGLVLLSALPQLRQLDLAQNLLLTLSPGDFHAPRYLASLNVEENPFNCDRALAKVATGLRQRGVALFMSDCVEEEQVKSDLVEIQETATMKFERLEHVESPSTQGPQSVLEIWRELDSSEEDSSDEEDNGQMSSLSDVCEGSREKLCLRYRTCLERVSHELLAGGNSQLDDDKERTHTYDEDDLKLAFIVGGATGVCMVIFIITFALCLKSCCEMRKKKSSEEVTDGDSAPLDPSQDSLPTIHTWTPQRSRHPRRSNPQRPHSSSSRAIVRQPYGPQDNFVNRLFGRPARSQYYRTINQNTATLIRRLSRSNLFSSRDREPVTPTTPPPTSTTRFYTDVVERGAARPETPPPNYGDVVVIDNCDTSNK from the exons ATGGCTCTGCAATGTATCGTAAAACCCAAGATGTGGTTGGGCCTTAAGCAGATCCTGCTCTACGTGGGTCTCCTGCTCTGCGTCCTCCTCCAGGTGTGCAGGAGCAAGACCCAGCTACAAATGTTCTGTCCCACCGTTTGCCACTGCGATCTCCACGCCCAACGCAATAGGGCAATATGCAG tgcCAAGCGCTTGATAAGCGCCAATATAGAAATGCCAAAAACTGTCGAGTTGTTGGATTTAAGCTACAATGATATAACCAGCATTGATGATGACTCCTTTAAG ACCACTATTCACCTGCTTAACCTTACCTTAGCCCACAATGCCATTAGCACCTTGTATGGCGATGCCTTTGCCGAGCTGCACCGTCTTCGGTATCTGGATCTTTCGTATAATCGCCTGGAACAGATCGATGAGCATATCCTGGAGGCCAATGGCCAATTGATCCATCTCAATCTGGAGGGCAATAAGCTGGCTACCCTGGGAAATGGACCCATATTGAGGAGTCCTTCGCTTCGCTCACTCAATCTGCGAAATTCCCAGGTAAATCAGTTGGGTTTGGTGCTGCTAAGTGCCCTGCCCCAATTACGCCAGCTGGACTTGGCCCAGAACCTCCTGTTGACGCTAAGTCCTGGGGATTTCCATGCTCCTCGATATCTGGCCTCGTTGAATGTGGAGGAAAATCCCTTCAATTGCGATCGAGCTTTGGCCAAAGTGGCAACCGGATTACGACAACGTGGAGTGGCGCTCTTCATGAGCGATTgtgtggaggaggagcaggtgaaGTCGGATTTGGTGGAAATCCAGGAGACGGCCACCATGAAGTTTGAGCGTCTGGAGCATGTGGAGTCGCCCAGTACCCAGGGACCTCAGTCGGTGCTGGAAATCTGGCGTGAACTGGACTCCAGTGAGGAGGACAGCAGCGATGAAGAGGACAACGGCCAGATGTCGTCGCTAAGTGATGTTTGCGAGGGAAGTCGCGAGAAGCTGTGTCTGCGTTACCGCACCTGTCTGGAGCGTGTGAGTCATGAACTCCTCGCCGGCGGAAACTCCCAGCTGGATGATGACAAGGAACGCACGCACACCTACGACGAGGACGACCTCAAGCTGGCCTTTATTGTGGGAGGAGCCACTGGCGTCTGCATGGTCATCTTCATCATTACCTTTGCTCTCTGCCTCAAGAGTTGCTGTGAGATGAGGAAGAAAAAGAGCAGCGAGGAGGTTACTGATGGGGATTCGG CCCCTCTGGATCCTTCTCAGGACAGCCTTCCCACTATCCACACTTGGACCCCACAGCGGTCACGTCATCCCAGGCGCTCGAATCCCCAGCGCCCACACAGCTCCTCGTCGCGTGCCATTGTCCGGCAGCCCTACGGGCCACAGGATAACTTCGTTAACCGCCTGTTTGGACGACCGGCAAGGAGTCAGTACTACCGGACTATCAATCAGAACACGGCCACGCTCATCCGGCGTCTGAGCCGGAGCAACCTGTTCAGCAGTCGCGATCGAGAGCCAGTCACGCCAACGACACCGCCACCGACTTCTACCACCCGTTTCTACACGGATGTGGTGGAAAGAGGAGCAGCCAGGCCGGAGACACCGCCTCCAAATTATGGAGACGTGGTGGTCATCGATAATTGTGATACGAGTAACAAGTGA